In a genomic window of Mesorhizobium sp. J428:
- a CDS encoding branched-chain amino acid ABC transporter permease produces the protein MDYFILLCVSGIAIGVIYGLIGMGYALIFKATSVVNFAQGEVMMLISYMAFAIARSWTLPFWGLLAVCVVLSAVVGLLIERIFIRPMLGQDVFSTVMVTIGLAVMIRALVVMIWGADPLVLPTDIGDSGVEIGLVFLYTSQLYAIGLLALCVIGMWVFLRFSRTGVAMRATAARETTALLMGINVTYVYALAWAIAAVIAGIAGVLLGTIYGLGPDMWTQGLRAFPAVILGGLDSVFGAAISGVFIGLLENMSEGYIGRGLKEISGFLVILVVLMIRPYGLFGTPEIERV, from the coding sequence ATGGACTATTTCATTTTGCTCTGCGTTTCGGGGATTGCCATCGGCGTGATCTATGGCCTGATCGGAATGGGCTATGCTCTGATCTTCAAGGCGACCAGCGTCGTCAATTTTGCCCAGGGCGAAGTCATGATGCTGATATCATACATGGCTTTCGCGATAGCACGTTCCTGGACCCTGCCGTTCTGGGGGTTGCTGGCGGTTTGCGTCGTGCTTTCGGCGGTTGTCGGCCTGTTGATCGAGCGGATTTTCATCCGCCCGATGCTGGGGCAAGACGTCTTTTCAACCGTGATGGTCACCATCGGGCTGGCGGTGATGATACGCGCCCTAGTGGTGATGATCTGGGGGGCCGACCCGCTGGTTCTGCCCACCGACATCGGTGACAGTGGCGTCGAGATCGGCCTTGTTTTCCTGTATACGTCGCAGCTCTATGCTATCGGTCTGCTTGCGCTTTGCGTGATCGGCATGTGGGTCTTCCTGCGGTTTTCGCGCACGGGCGTCGCCATGCGGGCCACGGCCGCGCGCGAAACCACCGCGCTGCTGATGGGGATCAACGTGACTTATGTTTACGCCCTGGCCTGGGCCATTGCGGCCGTCATTGCCGGGATTGCCGGCGTGCTGCTGGGAACGATCTATGGCCTGGGGCCGGACATGTGGACGCAAGGGCTGCGCGCCTTTCCGGCGGTTATTCTCGGCGGCCTGGACTCGGTGTTCGGTGCGGCGATCTCCGGCGTTTTCATCGGTCTGCTGGAGAACATGTCCGAAGGCTATATCGGGCGCGGGCTGAAGGAGATTTCCGGCTTCCTCGTCATTCTGGTAGTTCTGATGATCCGCCCCTACGGGCTGTTCGGCACGCCCGAGATCGAGAGGGTGTGA